The Melospiza georgiana isolate bMelGeo1 chromosome Z, bMelGeo1.pri, whole genome shotgun sequence genome contains a region encoding:
- the HSPB3 gene encoding heat shock protein beta-3 has protein sequence MAGEADTGDIGVGSQAARLLLRKSISALLSLGSLPAGQHRKRPSRHGKIGKQNLRHRVGDLGHRFCSCQICSEGLKTPRSACSKSERRHQLIDWSVGKTQGWEKLTVTLQFPSTAGAAADPSASAMAEAVIRHWVETPVRYQEQFVGQELEAHRLNHLLYALPGPATAAPSDQRCAPESMAGGGKSGQEEENTQFRVLLDVVQFRPEDIIIQTFEGWLLIKAQHGPRMDEHGFISRSFTRQYKLPDGVENKDLSALFCHDGILVVEMKNSVEKN, from the exons ATGGCGGGGGAGGCGGACACCGGGGACATCGGCGTGGGAAGCCAAGCTGCCCGGCTGCTGCTTCGGAAGAGCATCTCTGCACTgctttccctgggcagcctcccCGCTGGGCAGCACCGAAAGAGGCCTTCGAGGCACGGTAAAATCGGGAAACAAAACCTGAGGCACCGAGTTGGTGATTTAGGACATCGATTCTGCTCCTGTCAGATCTGCTCTGAAGGCTTAAAAACACCACG CTCTGCCTGTTCTAAAAGTGAAAGGCGACATCAACTGATAGACTGGTCTGTGGGTAAGACACAAGGCTGGGAAAAGCTCACTGTGACTCTGCAgtttcccagcacagcaggagcagcagctgatccTTCTGCCTCAGCAATGGCAGAAGCTGTCATAAGGCATTGGGTGGAAACCCCAGTACGCTACCAGGAGCAGTTTGttggccaggagctggaggcaCACAGACTGAACCACCTTTTATATGCTTTGCCGGGCCCTGCCACCGCTGCGCCGAGCGACCAAAGGTGCGCCCCAGAAAGCATGGCTGGGGGTGGGAAGAGCggccaggaggaggaaaacacaCAATTCCGGGTCTTGCTGGATGTTGTGCAGTTCCGCCCCGAAGATATCATTATCCAAACTTTTGAAGGCTGGCTCCTGATTAAAGCTCAGCACGGACCCAGGATGGACGAGCATGGTTTCATATCCAGAAGCTTCACCAGACAATACAAACTACCCGACGGAGTGGAGAACAAAGACTTGTCTGCACTTTTCTGCCATGATGGCATTTTGGTTGTTGAAATGAAGAACTCAGTGGAAAAGAATTAG